In Dysidea avara chromosome 6, odDysAvar1.4, whole genome shotgun sequence, the genomic stretch TGATGGATGTGTCTGCTGTAAATGATATATGCAATGGAATGTATATTCACAGGCAGAAGGTGTTGAGTTGTGTAAGTTATTTAGATACATTGTATTTTGATGATTGAACAAAACTTTCCATGCAGGTGGATGTTTCCCAGTACAATGCTCTAATTGGAGCTTACTGCTTTGAAAAGAAACACTGGATCTTAGTGGTCAGCATACAGAAAGATGTGCTGCTTTCTTTATTTAATTTGGTATAGATTGTAGAACCACTTCAGAGACGGATCCTATATATCGATCCAGCCATGAACACTCCACAAAAGGTCCTAGACAGGATTAGAAAACAATGGAAGTTAGTCAGATAAAATAGACAGATAACAGGAAGAAAGGAATTAATAAACTGTTATTAAATAAATGTTGGCCTTATCTTTAATgcttttgtctgtttttttttcCAGTCAATATAGCATCCATCAACTCAATGGTGGCTACTGGCTACAAAAGTTTACTTGGGAGGTAACATCAATTCCCCATAGCTTCCAAGAGGATAACTCGTCATGTGGAGTTTATGTGATGAAGGTACATTTTGCTAATTAATGCTCATGCGCATAATATAATAAGTGTACCTAATTCTTATTTAGTTTGCTCAGCAATATTTGGATGGTTCGTCATTATCATTAGATGCCAACAGTGTTTCTGATACCAGAATAGAAATGGCTAAAATGATACTAAGTAACTCTGGTATGTGTACACCATTGTATATTACATAGTTTTAGTATAGTTTTAATTATGCAGATGACATTAGTGAATATTGCCGAACTTGTTCAAGTAAGGCTAGGAAGAAATGCATTTGGGTAAGTTGATTTCTGTAGCTGCATATGTATCATTCTTATATCTATAAAAATTTCAGATTGGGTGTGACAACTGCTCATCATGGTACCACCTAGATTGTGTGAACAGAAAGATTAAGAGCAAGTTGGAGGCTGCTAATATACAGAGTGTGGATTTTGTTGGACCCTGCTGTTCCAAAGATTCGTTTTATGTAGTTAAGGAGAAGTACTGAAGTAGTAGTTATTAGCTGTATGCTGCAAGTAGTTTTAGCAGTAAACTCATGTATAATCATGTAAATCTCATTTGATAGTGTATATGACCACAAcaactacatagctataatatttgTGAAGTATATTGGTACAATCAACTTCCACACAGTAAGTAATACTgtcaaaatactgtaatatgATAGAGTATTCAGCTCTTGATAATGAACTTGGTGTCAATGTACTGTTAGTGTCCACTACCTGGGCAGctttaataataaattaatgtaaaataaatttttaaaaattacaacatGGAGAACGGAGATTGCAGAAAAAACAACAGAAACAAGAAAGTTATTATATAGGTGCTAAGTAAGCTACTGTTCATCAGCAAGATCAAGAAGTACTAAGGCATGCGGCCTGACACTTGCAATTGTCACACATGAGTTGGCTAGCAAATAGAGATTCATGTGTGACAATTGCGGCTTTAAGATTCCTTAGTACTTCTTGATCTTGCTGATGAACAGTGTTAGCACCTATATAATAACTTTCTTGTTTCTGTTGTTTTTTCTGCAATCTCTATTCGCCatgttgtaatttttaaaattcatttttacactagtttgtgtaTCTTTTTATGTATCCATTTATTGATGACATCATTTCAATATTTTGGTGACTTAACATGCCTTAGTACTTCTAGAAGGGCTTATAACTTGCTCGCTGTTTGACTTTTAGCTTGTTACTGTTTTTAGCACTTGTAATATACTTTAACCTACTGTAATCTCTATTACAAAAATTACAACAGTTTATAATAATTTGTATATCATTTTATGGATAACTACATGTAGCTAATCGGCATTAACAGTCAGCAACAACTATACACATATATCAAATCAGTAATCATGTTTAGGCTTACCAAATTTTCTTCTAAAAGTTGTTTTGTGGCTGTGGCTGATTATTTTTTGTGTTTcgatgtgtgttctattaggatttcaTTGACTCGATGGGTAGTTAACATACAAAACTGCCTCAAAATGGATGCAAGCACATGGAATAGGTGAGTGACATAATGACATAAGTTATTCTTCCAATTGATTTTCCTGTAGGTTCCTTAGAGGTTGtttatgggtgtgtgtgtgtgttctattaggatttcaCTGAATCAATGGCTGGAGAACGTACAAAATTGTCTCAAAGTGGGAGGTAACATTCACATATGGATATAAAAATAGGTGACAGACATGGTCAGTAACATAGGAAGGAAGGCTATGTGGTTTTTCTTCCCATAAACTCAACAAATTTTTCTCTAGATCAgtgaaaaaataataataataaaataaagaaTCGGCACATTTTCAAGATCATGAAAAAGGTTGTATCTTTTCCCAT encodes the following:
- the LOC136258841 gene encoding uncharacterized protein encodes the protein MNTPQKVLDRIRKQWNQYSIHQLNGGYWLQKFTWEVTSIPHSFQEDNSSCGVYVMKFAQQYLDGSSLSLDANSVSDTRIEMAKMILSNSDDISEYCRTCSSKARKKCIWIGCDNCSSWYHLDCVNRKIKSKLEAANIQSVDFVGPCCSKDSFYVVKEKY